The genomic region cctcctccccaaccagccccctgacctgctccccaaccagcccctgacctgctccccaaccagctccctgacctgctccccaaccagctccctgacctgctcccaaccagccccctgacctgctccccaaccagctccctgacctACTCCCCAACCAGCTCCTGACCTGCTCCCGACCtcccctgacctgctccccaaccagccccctgacctcctccccaaccagcccctgacctcctccccaaccagcccctgacctgctccccaaccagctccctgacctcctccccaaccagcccctgacctgctccccccagcccctgacctcctccccaaccagcccctgacctgctccccaaccagctccctgacctgctccccaaccagctcctGCTCCCCGACCTATTCCCCTGACCTGCTCCCCCCAGCCCCTGACCTCCTCCCCAACCAGCCCCCTGACCAGCCCCGGACCAGCTGACCTGCTCCCCTGACCTCCCCgaccagctccctgacctgctccccaaccagctccctgacctgctccccaaccagctcctgacctgctccccaaccagctccctgacctgctccccaaccagctccctgacctgctccccaaccagctcctgacctgctccccaaccagctcacTGACCTGCTCCCCGACCTATtccccctgacctgctccccaaccagccccctgacctcctccccaaccagcccctgacctcctccccaaccagcccctgacctcctccccaaccagcccctgacctgctccccccagcccctgacctgctccccaaccagctcctgacctgctccccaaccagctccctgacctgcCCCAACCAGCTCCTGACCagcccctgacctgctccccaaccagctccctgacctgctccccaaccagcccctgacctgctccccaaccagctccctgacctgctccccaaccagctcacTGACCCTGACCTATtctgacctgctccccaaccagcccctgacctgctccccaaccagcccctgacctgctccccaaccagctccccaaccccctgacctgctcccccaaccagccccctgaccagcccctgacctgctccccaaccagctcccctGACCAGCtccccctgacctgctccccaaccagctcacagctcccctgacctgctcccctgacctcctccccaaccagctccctgacctgctccccaaccagcccctgacctgctccccaaccagctccctgacctgctccccaaccagcccctgaCCCCAACCAGCCCcagctccccaaccagctccctgacctgctccccaaccagctcacTGACCTGCTCCCCGACCTATtccccctgacctgctccccaaccagcccctgacctgctccccaccAGCCCCTGACCAGCCCCGGACCAGCTCCCGACCAGCTCccgacctgctccccaaccagctccctgacctgctccccgaccagctccctgacctgccccaaccagccccctgacctgctccccaaccagctcccctgctccccaaccagctccccaaccagccctgacctgctccccaaccagctgaCCCTGACCTATTCcccctgctccccaaccagcccctgacctcctccccaaccagccccctgacctgctccccaaccagctcccaaccagcccctgacctgctccccaaccagctccctgacctgctcccccaaccagctccctgacctgctccccaaccagctccctgacctgctccccaaccagctccctgacctgctccccaaccagctccctgacctgctccccaaccagctccctgacctgctccccaaccagctctgacctgacctgacctgctccccaaccagcccctgacctgctcccccCAACTCagcccctgacctgctccccaaccagcccctgacctcctccccaaccagcccctgacctcctcccccaaccagcccctgacctcctccccaaccagcccctgacctcctccccaaccagccccctgacctgctccccaaccagctccctgacctgctccccaaccagctccctgacctgctccccaaccagctccctgacctgctccccaaccagctccctgacctgctccccaaccagctcactgacctgctccccaaccagccccctgacctcctccccaaccagccccctgacctcctccccaacccagccccctgacctgctccccaaccagctccctgacctcctccccaaccagccccctgacctgctccccaaccagccccctgacctcctccccaaccagccccctgacctgctccccaaccagctccctgacctgctccccaaccagctcacTGACCTGCTCCCCGACCTATtccccctgacctgctccccaaccagccccctgacctgctccccaaccagcccctgacctgctccccaaccagctccctgacctgctccccaaccagccccCTGACCTCCTCCCCAACCAGCCCCCTGACCTCCTCCCCAACCAGCCCCCTGACCTCCTCCCCAACCCGCCCCCTGACCTCCTCCCCAACCAGCCCCCTGACCTCCTCCCCAACCAGCCACCTGACCTCCTCCCCGACCAGCCACCTGACCTCCTCCCCGACCAGCTCCCCGACCTCCTCCCCGACCAGCTCCCCGACCTCCTCCCCGACCAGCTCCCGACCTGCTCCCGACCAGCTCCCGACCAGCTCCCGACCTGCTCCCCGACCAGCTCCCGACCAGCCCCCGACCTGCTCCCCAACCCAGCCCCCTGACCTGCTCCCAGACCAGCTCCCCGACCAgccccctgacctgctccccaaccagccccctgacctgctccccaaccagccccctgacctgctccccaaccagccccCTGACCAGCTCCCCGACCAGCcccctgacctgctccctgaccagctcctgacctgctccccaaccagctcctGACCTGCTCCACATAGGAAAAGGACAATTGATTCTCAGAACAAAGCTAGTGATCAGTGACTGCCTGTTCAGAACAAAGCTAGTGATCAGTGACTGACTGTTCAGAACAAAGCTAGTGATCAGTGACTGCCTGTTCAGAACAAAGCTAGTGATCAGTGACTGCCTGTTCAGAACAAAGCTAGTGATCAGTGACCGACTGTTCAGAACAAAGCTAGTGATCAGTGACTGCCTGTTCAGAACAAAGCTAGTGATCAGTGACTGCCTGTTCAGAACAAAGCTAGTGATCAGTGACCGACTGTTCAGAACAAAGCTAGTGATCAGTGACTGTCTGTTCTGAACAAAGCTAGTGATCAGTGACTGTCTGTTCAGAACAAAGCTAGTGATCAGTGACCGCCTGTTCAGAACAAAGCTAGTGATCAGTGACCGCCTGTTCAGAACAAAGCTAGTGATCAGTGACCGCCTGTTCAGAACAAAGCTAGTGATCAGTGACCGCCTGTTCAGAACAAAGCTAGTGATCAGTGACCGCCTGTTCAGAACAAAGCTAGTGATCAGTGACCGCCTGTTCAGAACAAAGCTAGTGATCAGTGACCGCCTGTTCAGAACAAAGCTAATGATCAGTGATGGCCTGTTCAGAACAAAGCTAGTGATCAGTGACCGCCTGTTCAGAACAAAGCTAGTGATCAGTGACCGCCTGTTCAGAACAAAGCTAGTGATCAGTGACCGCCTGTTCAGAACAAAGCTAGTGATCAGTGACCGCCTGTTCAGAACAAAGCTAGTGATCAGTGACCGCCTGTTCAGAACAGAGCTAGTGATCAGTGACTGACTGTTCTGAACAAAGCTAGTGATCAGTGACTGCCTGTTCAGAACAAAGCTAGTGATCAGTGACTGCCTGTTCAGAACAAAGCTAGTGATCAGTGACTGCCTGTTCAGAACAGAGCTAGTGATCAGTGACTGACTGTTCAGAACAAAGCTAGTGATCAGTGACTGACTGTTCAGAACAGAGCTAGTGATCAGTGACTGACTGTTCAGAACAAAGCTAGTGATCAGTGACTGCCTGTGTTGCATCACACTCTTATCCTCCAGGgagtcctcctctccttcctccctttccACCAGTAATAATGTTTTCTGTTGTTTCAGAGTCCGTAGCAGAAAATGTTTTATGGGAAAGGGTTGCTAGTCTCCACCTAACCGTTCCCATTACTCTTATAGCCCAGGAGGATGAACAGTAGTAGGATGTACTTCTACTGAGAACGCTTTCTGGAAATCTACTATGTGCAACTGACTGAACACCAGCCTTGATCTCACCTGCACCCCAATGGAAAAACGGTTGACGCCAGCATGGAGGAAGTCCTCCAACTTAGAGCTTCCTACGGGGGTGGGGTTGACCTCCAGAGTGACCTCCGCCTCCTCTGATAGTCCAGCATGCCTGGCAACCGTCTCTAGGACCGCAGCGATAGTGGAGGGGCGGGCCAGGCTGGGAGTCCCGCCTCCAAAAAACACAGAGGTGATcctgaagatgagagagagagagagagagagagagagggatagagggagagagagagacagagcgagacagagcgagagagagacagagagagacagagagagagcgagacagagagacagagagagagagacagagagagagacagagagggagagagagagagagagagagagagagagagcgagagagagacagagcgagagagagacagagcgagagagagacagagcgagagagagacagagcgagagagagacagagcgagagagagacagagcgagagagagacagagcgagagagcgcgagagagagcgagagagagcgcgagagagacagagcgacagagcgagagagacagagcgagatacagagggagagagagagagcgaaagaaagagagagagagagagagacagagagggagacagagagggagagagagaggagagagagagggagagagagagggagacagagagggagacagagggagacagagagggagacagagagggagacagagagagagacagagagagagacagagagggagacagagagggagacagagagggagacagagagggagacagagagggagacagagagggagacagagagggagacagagagggagacagagagagagacagagacagagagggagagagagggagagagagggagacagagagggagacagagagggagacatggagacagagagggagacatggagacagagagggagacatggagacagagagggagacatggagacagagagggagacagagagagatacagagggagagagagagagttcgagagagacagagcaagagagggagacagagcaagtgagagggggagacagagagagagacagacagagagggagacaagagagagagagatatgagagagagagagagagagagacagagcaagagagggagacagagcaagtgagagggggagacagagagagagacagacagagagggagacatggagagagagagagagagagagacatggagagagagagagagagagagagagagagagagagagagagagagagagagagagagagagagagatggagagagagagacatggagagagagagacacggagagagagagaaagagacagagagtgagacacagagagagacagagagacagagagtgagacatggagagagacattaaaaaagaaagaagaaaaaTGCTCAGACTATTGTGTTTGGAATTGAACTCCAGGAGGTGGAGGAGCAGTCTGAAAATGTTCCCTCCATAGTCAGCCTCGGGCACTCTGGAAATAGTGCACTgtttagggaatagtgtgccatttcagATGTTCCCATGGAGACACTAAAGCTAAAGGCGATGACCCACAGAGGAGGGTTGAATTTAGACGGTAAAACCTACCGGGACACCTGGCTGAGCTTTAGTAAGGTCTCCGTCTCCCGCTGGAGACACTCCAACATGACATCCTGGTTGTCAGAGCGAGGAATGTACTTGTTGAAGTTACAGTAGGAGCATCTCTTCAGACAGTAAGGCCACTGTGAACAGGAGAGGATCAGGGTTAGTGTCAGGGTTGTACTTGTTGTTACAGTAGGAGCATCTCTTCAGACAGTAAGGCCACTGTGAACAGGAGAGGATCAGGGTTAGTGTCAGGGTTGTACTTGTTGTTACAGTAGGAGCATCTCTTCAGACAGTAAGGCCACTGTGAACAGGAGAGGATCAGGGTTAGTGTCAGGGTTGTACTTGTTGTTACAGTAGGAGCATCTCTTCAGACAGTAAGGTCACTGTGAACAGGAGAGGATCAGGGTTAGTGTCAGGGTTGTACTTGTTGAAGTTACAGTAGGAGCATCTCTTCAGACAGTAAGGCCACTGTGAACAGGAGAGGATCAGGGTTAGTGTCAGGGTTGTACTTGTTGAAGTTACAGTAGGAGCATCTCTTCAGACAGTAAGGTCACTGTGAACAGGAGAGGATCAGGGTTAGTGTCAGGGTTGTACTTGTTGAAGTTACAGTAGGAGCATCTCTTCAGACAGTAAGGTCACTGTGAACAGGAGAGGATCAGGGTTAGTGTCAGGGTTGTACTTGTTGTTACAgtaactaggcacgtcagttaagaaacaaattcttatttacaacgacggcctacaccgaccaaacccagacgacgctgggccagttgtgcaccgccctataggactcccaatcacggccggttgtgatacagcctggaatccaTTACAGCCATAataatgagcccatcctcctatagcacCTCCCACCAGCCTCATCTGCAGTAGGCAAATCCCCTCAGACAGTatggccactgtgtgtgtgtgtgtgtgtgtgtgtgtgtgtgtgtgtgtgtgtgtgtgtgtgtgtgtgtgtgtgtgtgtgtgtgtgtgtgtgtgtgtgtgtgtgtgtgtgtgtgtgtgtgcgtgcgtgcgtgcgcgtgcgtgcgtgcgtgcgtgtgactGACAAAGTGTTAGTTGAAATCGGATCTCATTCATTCATTGCCTTTCGCGAGAAGGATAGATAGCAGAAAGAGGGAGGCAGAATGGAAGAAAGAGATAAACTGATTGAATATATAACGTTAGTGGTCTACTAATACTCACGTGAACATAGAGTGAAGCCTCCGTTGAGAACGGTGGAGAGGAGAACCCGGCTAACGTGGAAACTGCACCACTCACTTCACTGCTGAAACACCGACCCACGCAGACCGCAGGACCGCGGACAGCTGTTAAAAGGGCTCTCAGCATCCTGTCACTCAATATGTGAGCGAATGTCAGACAGTCATTTCAAGTTGTTGCACTACTGTACAGTAACGTTACCTCGTGAGTTGGTTGCCTTTGAACTGTAGCACCAACCCACGCAAGTCCGGTTATTTTAGTAACAATGTAACACCATGTCGATGTAGCTATCCGTGATTTACCGCGGGCATAATCATGACATGACACAATGTAGATAAACCGTTACTGTCCATAGACCGTGCAATAGCATGCGATCAACTTCATACCGGGGCACACATCTCgaaacaggaagacaacaaaccaattTCCGTTGTGTAATACCTGCTACAACCAGACGGTGGTGCTGTTTAGTTTGATTTAAATTTGTCACCTTGCTGTACAGGCAGAATGATTGGTCAGGCTGATGGGCCAGACCATGAATTTTTcccagggccaggagttttttccAGATAAAGTTAAGTGGTCGGAAAAAAACTGTTATCATATATTTTGGCCTCCAAAACAGTCAGGCCATGAAGTGTAACTTTATATAGAGGCATGTGACCACTGAGCACCATATACAGCAGACTAATCTCATCTCTAACCACACTGTGGAGATATCAGATGTCTCCAGGCAACAGGTTTGAAATGTAAGAGAAATAGAGCCGTAGCAGGAGTTGGACTATCTAGACGATGTGGACGTGTTCACATGGACCAGACATAATGTTTGGAATCTAAGACGACAAGACGCCATTTtattatgtatgttatttcacctttatttaaccagataggccagttgagaacaagttctcatttacaactgtggccaagataaagtaaagcagtgcgacacaaacaacaacacagagttacacatggaataaacaagtcaataacacattagaaaagtctatatacagtgtgtgcaaataaggTAAGATacgggaggtaaaggcaataaataggctgtagtggtaaagtaattacaatttagcaattaaacactggagtgatagatgtgcagaagatgaatgtgcaagtagagatactggagtgatagatgtgcagaagatgaatgtgcaggtagagatactggagtgatagatgtgcagaagatgaatgtgcaagtagagatactggagtgatagatgtgcagaagatgaatgtgcaggtagagatactggagtgatagatgtatagaagatgaatgtgcaggtagagatactggagtgatagatgtatagaagatgaatgtgcaggtagagatactggagtgatagatgtgcagaagatgaatgtgcaagtagagatactggggtgcaaaggagagaaaataaataaataacaatatggggatgaggtagttggatgggctatttacagatgggctatgtacagatgcaatgatctgtaagctgctctgacagctgatgcttaaagttagtgagggagatatgagtctccagcttcagtgatttttgcaatttgttccagtcattggcagcagagaactggaaggaaaggcggccaaaggaggaattggctttggcgGTGACCAGTGaagtatacctgctggagcgcatgctctgtttgggtgttgctatggtgaccagtgaaacatacctgctggagcgcgtgctacgggtgggtgctgctatggtgaccagtgagctgagataaggcggtcctttacctagcaaagacttatagatgacctggagtcagtgggtttggcgacgaatatgtagtgaggaccagccaacgagagcgtacaggttgcaatggtgggtagtatatggggctttggtgacacaacggatggcactgtgatagactgcatccaattagctgagtagagtgttggaggctattttgtaaatgacatcgccaaagtcgaggattggtaggatggtcagtttacgagggtaagtttggcagcatgagtgaaggtgtcacgttctgacctttattttctgtgttttgtgtttagttagtatggtcagggcgtgagttgggtgggcagtctatgtttgtttgtctaggttttgggaatttctatgtttcggcctagtatggttctcaatcagaggcaggtgtcattagttgtctctgattgagaatcatacttaggtggcctgggtttcactgtgtgtttgtgggtgattgtttcctgtctctgtgtgtgcaccagataggactgtaatttgagttttcacattttttgttttgttagtttgttcatgtgtacctgatagcattaaaaagtaccatggaaaattaccacgccgcgtattggtcctctgatccgtttcgcctctcctcttcggaagaagaggaggaaactcgttacagaaggaggctttgttgtgaaataggaagccgattcgaGATATAATTTTGTAGACTAATGGAAATGGAAACATCTATTTCTATGGAAACATCTATTTCTATGGAAACATCTATTTCTATGGAAACAACTATTTCTATGGAAACATCTATATCTATGGAAACAAATGGAAACATCTATTTCTATGGAAACATCTATTTCTATGGAAACAACTATTTCTATGGAAACATCTATATCTATGGAAACAAATGGAAACATCTATTTCTATGGAAACAACTATTTCTATGGAAACATCTATATCTATGGAAACAAATGGAAACATCTATTTCTATGGAAACAACTATTTCTATGGAAACATCTATATCTATGGAAACAAAGGGAAACATCTATTTCTATGGAAACATCTATATCTATGGAAACATCTATTTCTATGGAAACAACTATTTCTATGGAAACATCTATATCTATGGAAACAAATGGAAACATCTATTTCTATGGAAACAACTATTTCTATGGAAACATCTATATCTATGGAAACAAATGGAAACATCTATTTCTATGGAAACAAATGGAAACATCTATTTCTATGGAAACAAATGGAAACATCTATTTCTATGGAAACAACTATTTCTATGGAAACATCTATATCTATGGAAACAAATGGAAACATCTATTTCTATGGAAACAACTATTTCTATGGAAACATCTATATCTATGGAAACAAATGGAAACATCTATTTCTATGGAAACAAATGGAAACATCTATTTCTATGGAAACAAATGGAAACATCTATTTCTAATTCCACATACTTTTTGAACACACGAAAGGCACCCGTCAACATGGTTGAGatacaggtctgtctagcaatagagacaggtctgtctagcaatagagacaggtctgtctagcaatagagacaggtctgtctagcaatagagacaggtctgtctagcaatagagacaggtctgtctagcaatagagactggtctgtctagcaatagagacaggtctgtctagcaatagagacaggtctgtctagcaatagagacaggtctgtctagcaatagagacaggtctgtctagcaatagagactggtctgtctagcaatagagacaggtctgtctagcaatagagactggtctgtctagcaatagagacaggtctgtctagcaatagagacaggtctgtctagcaatagagactggtctgtctagcaatagagactggtctgtctagcaatagagacaggtctgtctagcaatagagactggtctgtctagcaatagagacaggtctgtctagcaatagagacaggtctgtctagcaatagagactggtctgtctagcaatagagactggtctgtctagcaatagagacaggtctgtctagcaatagagactggtctgtctagcaatagagacaggtctgtctagcaatagagactggtctgtctagcaatagagactggtctgtctagcaatagagacaggtctgtctagcaatagagactggtctgtctagcaatagagacaggtctgtctagcaatagagactggtctgtctagcaatagagacaggtctgtctagcaatagagactggtctgtctagcaatagagactggtctgtctagcaatagagactggtctgtctagcaatagagactggtctgtctagcaatagagacaggtctgtctagcaatagagacaggtctgtctagcaatagagactggtctgtctagcaatagagactggtctgtctagcaatagagacaggtctgtctagcaatagagactggtctgtctagcaatagagacaggtctgtctagcaatagagacaggtctgtctagcaatagagacaggtctgtctagcaatagagacaggtctgtctagcaatagagacaggtctgtctagcaatagagacaggtctgtctagcaatagagacaggtctgtctagcaatagagacaggtctgtctagcaatagagacaggtctgtctagcaatagagactggtctgtctagcaatagagactggtctgtctagcaatagagacaggtctgtctagcaatagagacaggtctgtctagcaatagagacaggtctgtctagcaatagagactggtctgtctagcaatagagactggtctgtctagcaatagagacaggtctgtctagcaatagagactggtctgtctagcaatagagacaggtctgtctagcaatagagacaggtctgtctagcaatagagacaggtctgtctagcaatagagacaggtctgtctagcaatagagacaggtctgtctagcaatagagacaggtctgtctagcaatagagataggtct from Oncorhynchus keta strain PuntledgeMale-10-30-2019 unplaced genomic scaffold, Oket_V2 Un_contig_29416_pilon_pilon, whole genome shotgun sequence harbors:
- the LOC127923361 gene encoding radical S-adenosyl methionine domain-containing protein 1, mitochondrial-like, translating into MLRALLTAVRGPAVCVGRCFSSEVSGAVSTLAGFSSPPFSTEASLYVHWPYCLKRCSYCNFNKYIPRSDNQDVMLECLQRETETLLKLSQVSRITSVFFGGGTPSLARPSTIAAVLETVARHAGLSEEAEVTLEVNPTPVGSSKLEDFLHAGVNRFSIGVQAVTDH